Proteins from one Sulfurovum sp. TSL1 genomic window:
- a CDS encoding phosphate-starvation-inducible PsiE family protein, which translates to MNFIKQHYELLCASVIFVAILSTHYPFYKAIILMLEFVVIIEVVKMISEFIDKKRLRLRYVIDVFIIFLTRDVIILTTHPDKDRQEILFLLLVIFVFFLFRILAVLFSPALSRKKKAQKPF; encoded by the coding sequence ATGAACTTTATAAAACAACACTACGAACTACTGTGCGCTTCAGTTATATTCGTTGCCATACTAAGTACACACTATCCCTTTTATAAAGCTATCATTTTGATGCTGGAGTTTGTTGTGATCATAGAGGTGGTAAAAATGATCTCGGAGTTTATAGACAAGAAAAGATTACGACTGAGGTATGTGATCGATGTATTTATTATCTTTTTGACACGGGATGTGATCATATTGACAACACACCCAGACAAAGACCGCCAAGAGATACTCTTTTTACTTTTAGTGATCTTTGTCTTTTTTCTCTTTAGGATTCTAGCCGTACTCTTTTCGCCTGCACTGTCCAGAAAGAAAAAAGCACAGAAGCCGTTTTAG
- a CDS encoding response regulator transcription factor — translation MQNRDIEIIVIEDEPDILELLEYHLEKEGYTVTGFVSTENVEQFLEEENPSLMIVDRNLPGVEGSEFVSKIRDLGYDIPVLFLTARDKESDLEEGFHSGGDDYMTKPFSSKELLLRIAALLKRSGATSSDKVKYRDLILDLQKRELFIEERRIELTNLEFKLLHTFVKNPHQPLDRDYLRDEVWGDDSTNFHDKTINVAMNRLKKKIDPEGVKEYFAPVWGVGYKLL, via the coding sequence ATGCAAAATAGAGATATAGAAATCATCGTTATTGAAGACGAACCGGATATTTTAGAACTTCTTGAATATCATCTTGAAAAAGAAGGATACACTGTTACAGGGTTCGTCTCTACAGAAAATGTAGAACAGTTCCTGGAAGAAGAAAATCCTTCCCTGATGATCGTTGACAGAAATCTTCCTGGTGTAGAGGGAAGTGAATTTGTTTCAAAAATACGGGACTTGGGATATGATATTCCCGTGTTGTTCCTGACAGCAAGAGATAAAGAGAGTGACCTGGAAGAAGGTTTCCACTCCGGAGGTGATGACTATATGACAAAGCCTTTCAGCAGTAAAGAACTTCTTTTGAGAATAGCCGCACTATTGAAACGCAGTGGTGCGACATCCAGCGATAAGGTAAAATACAGAGACCTTATATTGGATCTGCAAAAACGTGAACTTTTCATAGAGGAGAGACGCATAGAGTTGACCAACCTGGAATTTAAACTTCTTCATACCTTTGTCAAAAATCCGCATCAGCCATTAGACAGAGATTATTTGCGTGATGAAGTCTGGGGTGATGACAGTACAAACTTTCATGATAAAACCATCAATGTTGCGATGAACAGACTTAAAAAGAAGATCGACCCTGAAGGCGTGAAAGAGTATTTTGCTCCGGTATGGGGTGTTGGATATAAATTGCTCTAA